One window of the Cryptomeria japonica chromosome 7, Sugi_1.0, whole genome shotgun sequence genome contains the following:
- the LOC131857194 gene encoding auxin-responsive protein SAUR76-like: MAPNLGKIKGFLKKCRSFGTLGRSYSSLICSPMPHNEETSVCDSTESRSSSLVHADISDEAPKGCKVVYVGKSRRRYFINAHYLNHPLIRVFVQRCEEDNEDGLTVCCEVVMFQHLVWMLDNTDPEAIQSDSFEELAQFYACT, from the coding sequence ATGGCACCAAATCTAGGCAAGATAAAAGGCTTTCTGAAAAAGTGCAGAAGCTTTGGTACATTGGGAAGATCATACAGCAGTTTGATATGCAGTCCCATGCCCCACAATGAGGAGACTTCTGTGTGTGACTCTACTGAAAGCAGATCCTCAAGTCTTGTGCATGCAGACATCTCTGATGAAGCTCCCAAGGGCTGTAAAGTTGTGTATGTTGGCAAGTCCAGGAGAAGATATTTCATAAATGCCCActatctcaaccatccattgatAAGGGTTTTTGTTCAGAGATGTGAGGAAGATAATGAGGATGGTCTTACAGTGTGTTGTGAGGTGGTGATGTTTCAGCATTTGGTATGGATGTTGGACAATACAGACCCCGAGGCCATTCAAAGTGATTCTTTCGAAGAGCTCGCCCAATTCTATGCTTGCACTTAG